Proteins from a single region of Chromobacterium sp. ATCC 53434:
- the ptsP gene encoding phosphoenolpyruvate--protein phosphotransferase, with translation MTITLELLAPFSGPAIPLERVPDPVFAGLMMGDGLAVEPMSSTLLAPCKGTVGQLARTGHALTLIADGGVEVLIHIGIDTVKLAGQGFRPLVAVGDRVAAGQPLVEVDLDAVARRAPSLQTMVVVADAERFCFTGRAEGWLEAGRSPLLTLTAREAASSGASADGPEREGEAVVGHEGGLHARPSARVQQAVKAFASEVIVEFGGKQANARSVMALMSLGVAERDTVAVRASGADAEAALAAVVAVLETHSAAGHAPVAVHAAPAVAGRLAGVAAAPGLAIGRVVRLDVFDMALPEAGAGALAERERLSAALRAVRERVQHGIDAALRRGATAESDIFAAHLALLDDPELLAAAERGIDSGAGAGLACRLAIRAQCAVLAGLGNQLLAERVADLKDIERQLLVAMYGEPEQGPALFDASILVAEDLAPSALTRLPRAKVAGIVTAAGGASGHVAILARALGIPALVACGPDALSLTPGQALILDARAGLVNPRPSEAELDDAAVEIARLAARERALQASAKGPAITLDGAAIEVAVNIANADDAREGVAHGADAVGLLRTEFLFIDRREAPTEDEQTEAYQAVLDALDGRNAIIRTLDIGGDKDVPYLQLPPEPNPALGLRGIRTGFAYPDMLDAQLRALLRVKPLSRLRILVPMIADVGELIRLRGRIEALAGEMGLAERPQLGVMIEVPSAALLADQLAKHADFLSIGSNDLTQYTLAMDRCNAALAARIDALHPGLLRLIAIAVDGASKHGKWVGVCGAMASDPQAVPVLIGLGVAELSVSPRLVPEVKNLVRGLSLQQCRGEAERLLALNSAQAVRARITELWPAA, from the coding sequence ATGACCATAACGCTAGAGCTGCTGGCGCCGTTCTCCGGCCCGGCCATTCCGCTGGAACGCGTGCCCGATCCGGTGTTCGCCGGCCTGATGATGGGGGATGGCCTGGCCGTCGAACCGATGTCGTCGACGCTGCTGGCCCCCTGTAAGGGCACGGTCGGCCAGCTGGCCCGCACCGGCCACGCGCTGACGCTGATCGCCGACGGCGGCGTCGAGGTGCTGATCCACATCGGCATCGATACCGTCAAGCTGGCCGGGCAGGGCTTCCGCCCGCTGGTCGCCGTCGGCGACCGGGTGGCGGCCGGCCAGCCGTTGGTGGAGGTGGATCTGGACGCGGTGGCGCGCCGAGCGCCGTCCTTGCAGACCATGGTCGTCGTCGCCGATGCCGAGCGATTCTGTTTCACCGGCCGCGCCGAGGGTTGGCTCGAGGCCGGACGTTCGCCCCTGCTGACGCTGACGGCGCGGGAGGCCGCGTCGTCCGGCGCGTCCGCCGACGGCCCCGAGCGCGAGGGCGAGGCGGTGGTGGGCCACGAGGGCGGCCTGCACGCCCGGCCGTCGGCGCGGGTGCAGCAGGCGGTCAAGGCTTTCGCGTCCGAAGTGATCGTCGAATTTGGCGGCAAGCAGGCGAATGCGCGCAGCGTGATGGCGCTGATGAGCCTGGGCGTGGCCGAGCGCGACACGGTGGCGGTCCGCGCCAGCGGCGCCGACGCCGAGGCGGCGCTGGCCGCCGTCGTCGCCGTGCTGGAAACCCATAGCGCGGCCGGTCACGCGCCGGTCGCGGTCCATGCCGCGCCGGCCGTCGCCGGGCGCCTCGCCGGCGTGGCCGCCGCTCCGGGCCTGGCCATCGGCCGGGTGGTCAGGCTGGACGTTTTCGATATGGCGCTGCCGGAGGCCGGCGCCGGCGCCCTGGCCGAGCGGGAACGGTTGAGCGCGGCGCTGCGCGCGGTGCGCGAGCGGGTCCAGCACGGCATAGACGCCGCGCTGAGGCGCGGCGCCACCGCCGAGAGCGACATCTTCGCCGCCCATCTGGCGCTGCTGGACGATCCCGAGTTGCTGGCCGCCGCCGAGCGGGGCATAGACAGCGGCGCCGGCGCCGGCCTGGCCTGCCGTCTGGCCATCCGCGCGCAGTGCGCGGTGCTGGCCGGTCTCGGCAACCAGCTGCTGGCCGAACGGGTGGCCGATCTGAAGGATATCGAGCGCCAGCTCTTGGTGGCGATGTACGGCGAGCCGGAGCAGGGGCCGGCGCTGTTCGACGCCTCCATCCTGGTGGCCGAAGACCTGGCCCCGTCGGCGCTGACCCGCTTGCCGCGCGCCAAGGTGGCCGGCATCGTCACCGCCGCCGGCGGCGCCAGCGGCCATGTCGCCATTCTGGCGCGCGCGCTGGGCATTCCGGCGCTGGTGGCCTGCGGCCCCGACGCGTTGTCGCTGACGCCGGGCCAGGCGCTGATCCTGGACGCCCGCGCCGGGCTGGTCAATCCGCGGCCCAGCGAGGCCGAACTGGACGACGCCGCCGTCGAGATCGCGCGGCTGGCCGCGCGCGAGCGCGCGCTGCAGGCCTCGGCCAAGGGCCCGGCGATCACGCTGGACGGCGCGGCGATCGAGGTGGCGGTCAATATCGCCAACGCCGACGACGCCCGCGAGGGCGTCGCGCACGGCGCCGACGCCGTCGGCCTGTTGCGCACCGAATTCCTGTTCATAGACCGCCGCGAGGCGCCGACCGAGGACGAGCAGACCGAAGCCTACCAGGCGGTGCTGGACGCGCTGGACGGCCGCAACGCCATCATCCGCACGCTGGATATCGGCGGCGACAAGGACGTGCCCTATCTGCAGCTGCCGCCGGAACCGAACCCGGCGCTGGGCCTCAGGGGCATACGCACCGGCTTCGCCTATCCGGACATGCTGGACGCGCAGCTGCGCGCGCTGCTGCGGGTCAAACCGCTGTCGCGGCTGCGCATCCTGGTGCCGATGATAGCCGACGTCGGCGAACTGATACGGCTGCGCGGGCGCATCGAGGCGCTGGCCGGCGAAATGGGCCTGGCCGAGCGGCCACAGCTGGGCGTGATGATAGAGGTGCCGTCGGCGGCGCTGCTGGCCGACCAGTTGGCGAAGCATGCCGACTTCCTGTCGATAGGCAGCAACGACCTGACCCAGTACACGCTGGCGATGGACCGTTGCAACGCCGCGCTGGCGGCCCGCATCGACGCGCTGCATCCGGGCCTGTTGCGGCTGATCGCCATTGCCGTTGACGGCGCGAGCAAACATGGCAAGTGGGTCGGCGTCTGCGGCGCGATGGCGTCCGATCCGCAGGCGGTGCCGGTGCTGATCGGCCTTGGCGTCGCCGAGCTGTCGGTCAGCCCGCGACTGGTGCCGGAAGTGAAGAATCTGGTGCGCGGTCTGTCGCTGCAGCAATGCCGCGGCGAGGCCGAGCGCCTGCTGGCGCTGAATTCGGCGCAGGCGGTGCGCGCGCGGATAACGGAGTTGTGGCCCGCCGCCTGA
- a CDS encoding SIS domain-containing protein, whose protein sequence is MLEEALYSAEAVSAQHMYADDGLAALGRELGRIRPRLALTVARGSSDHAASYFAYLVMQRLGVPVVSLPMSLLTLHRSPLAVEGQLAVALSQSGQSPDLVDTMKALSAAGAHTVALVNKQQSPLAEACDWAVPLCAGEENSVAATKSYITALSAVARLVAHWQADDKLLAALANLPQRLQDAAGQDWSAAIDVLKPAERIMVVGRGLGFAVALEAALKFKETCAIQAEAFSGAEIKHGPMALIDDGYPLLIFAPRGPEQQGLIDLADEMRGRGARVLLAAPDNVDSRDLTLAVADDEALDPLLAIQSFYLMAARLSEARGLNPDLPRHLSKVTRTR, encoded by the coding sequence ATGCTTGAGGAAGCGCTGTATTCCGCCGAGGCGGTGTCGGCGCAACATATGTACGCCGATGACGGTCTGGCCGCGCTGGGGCGCGAGCTGGGCCGCATCCGCCCGCGGCTGGCGCTGACCGTCGCCCGCGGCAGCTCCGACCACGCCGCCAGCTATTTCGCCTATCTGGTGATGCAGCGGCTCGGCGTGCCGGTGGTGTCGCTGCCGATGTCGCTGCTGACGCTGCACCGTTCGCCGCTGGCGGTCGAAGGCCAGCTGGCCGTCGCGCTGTCGCAGTCCGGCCAGAGCCCGGACCTGGTCGACACGATGAAGGCCTTGTCCGCCGCCGGCGCCCACACGGTGGCGCTGGTCAACAAGCAGCAGTCGCCGCTGGCCGAGGCCTGCGACTGGGCGGTGCCCTTGTGCGCCGGCGAGGAAAACAGCGTCGCCGCCACCAAGAGCTACATCACCGCGCTGTCGGCCGTCGCCCGCCTGGTCGCCCACTGGCAGGCCGACGACAAGCTGCTGGCCGCGCTGGCCAATCTGCCGCAGCGGCTGCAGGACGCCGCCGGGCAGGACTGGTCGGCGGCGATAGACGTGCTGAAGCCGGCCGAGCGCATCATGGTGGTCGGCCGCGGCCTGGGCTTCGCGGTGGCGCTGGAAGCGGCGCTGAAATTCAAGGAAACCTGCGCGATCCAGGCCGAGGCCTTCTCCGGCGCCGAGATCAAGCACGGCCCGATGGCCTTGATCGACGACGGCTACCCGCTGCTGATCTTCGCGCCGCGCGGTCCGGAGCAGCAGGGCCTGATCGATCTGGCCGACGAGATGCGCGGCCGCGGCGCGCGCGTGCTGTTGGCCGCGCCGGACAATGTGGACAGCCGCGACCTGACGCTGGCGGTGGCCGACGACGAGGCGCTGGACCCGCTGCTGGCGATCCAGAGCTTCTATTTGATGGCGGCCCGGCTGTCCGAGGCGCGCGGCCTGAATCCCGACCTGCCGCGCCATCTGTCCAAGGTGACCCGCACCCGCTAA
- a CDS encoding lytic polysaccharide monooxygenase, whose amino-acid sequence MKRHWRLPITLTLSCLSAPLWAHGTMEVPINRVYSCFQEGPEAPKTAACQEAKRVGGTQAMYDWNGINQNPSGDNHQAVVPDGALCGGGKAEFKGFNLARGDWRTTSIVPDANGNFEFIYNATAPHATKYFKFYVTRNGWNPTMPLKWSDLELFGTVNGNPQMDANKRYHMTMKLPTGKTGQHIIFNVWKRADSEEAFYSCSDVRFGNGTTPPEPPPAANPWKEIGNVAAHENLPAGSSATLRVFDSQGRDAEKHSVALNAVAGQAANWPYELAVKVNAASKSIRIGVMSQQQRAVAIAPVRDATANRVYLNDSYKGYHYTIDLKKGDGGTTPPVGDAWKEGGKYSQGQVVSYQGRQYRCLQPHTAWAGAGWTPSSQPSLWQPV is encoded by the coding sequence ATGAAACGGCATTGGCGTCTTCCCATCACCCTGACTCTGAGCTGCCTGAGCGCCCCGCTATGGGCTCACGGCACGATGGAGGTTCCGATCAACCGCGTCTACAGCTGCTTCCAGGAAGGACCGGAGGCGCCGAAGACGGCCGCCTGCCAAGAAGCCAAACGCGTGGGCGGCACCCAAGCGATGTACGACTGGAACGGCATCAACCAGAATCCCTCCGGCGACAACCACCAGGCGGTCGTGCCGGACGGCGCGCTGTGCGGCGGCGGCAAGGCGGAGTTCAAGGGTTTCAACCTGGCCCGCGGCGACTGGCGCACGACCAGCATCGTGCCGGACGCCAACGGTAATTTCGAATTCATCTACAACGCCACCGCGCCGCACGCCACCAAATACTTCAAGTTCTACGTCACCCGCAACGGCTGGAATCCGACGATGCCGCTGAAGTGGTCCGACCTGGAGCTGTTCGGCACCGTCAACGGCAATCCGCAGATGGACGCCAACAAGCGCTACCACATGACGATGAAGCTGCCGACCGGCAAGACCGGTCAGCACATCATCTTCAATGTCTGGAAGCGCGCCGACAGCGAGGAAGCGTTCTACTCGTGCTCCGACGTCCGCTTCGGCAACGGCACCACCCCGCCGGAACCGCCGCCGGCGGCCAATCCGTGGAAGGAGATAGGCAACGTCGCCGCGCACGAAAACCTGCCGGCCGGCAGCAGCGCCACGCTGCGCGTGTTCGACAGCCAGGGCCGCGACGCCGAGAAGCACAGCGTCGCGCTGAACGCCGTCGCCGGCCAGGCCGCCAACTGGCCGTACGAGCTGGCGGTCAAGGTCAACGCCGCGTCCAAGTCCATCCGCATCGGCGTGATGAGCCAGCAGCAGCGCGCCGTCGCCATCGCGCCGGTCCGCGACGCCACCGCCAACCGCGTCTATCTGAACGACAGCTACAAGGGCTACCACTACACGATAGACCTGAAGAAGGGCGACGGCGGCACGACGCCGCCGGTCGGCGACGCCTGGAAGGAAGGCGGCAAATACAGCCAGGGCCAGGTGGTCAGCTACCAGGGCCGGCAGTACCGCTGCCTGCAGCCGCACACCGCCTGGGCCGGCGCCGGCTGGACGCCGTCCAGCCAGCCTTCGCTGTGGCAGCCGGTCTGA
- a CDS encoding L-threonylcarbamoyladenylate synthase codes for MKSGSGPLPRLPGSRLQQRARKQLRVGGVIAYATESCYGLGCRPLDSHAIRRVLAIKARPNHKGLIVIAADFAQIRHLVKPLSAAQRAELARYWPGPYTFLLPASRRVPPALRGRHSKIAVRVTAHGEAAALCRALGTALVSTSANRAGQKSLKTARACHQAFDNKVLTLPGRIGKRRKPSTIIDLESGRVLR; via the coding sequence ATGAAGTCCGGTTCCGGTCCGTTGCCGCGGCTGCCTGGCAGCCGCCTGCAGCAGCGGGCCCGCAAACAGCTGCGCGTCGGCGGCGTCATCGCCTATGCCACCGAATCCTGCTACGGCCTGGGTTGTCGTCCGCTGGACAGCCACGCGATACGGCGGGTGCTGGCGATCAAGGCGCGGCCCAATCACAAGGGACTGATCGTCATCGCCGCCGATTTCGCGCAGATCCGTCATCTGGTCAAGCCGCTGTCCGCGGCGCAGCGCGCGGAACTGGCGCGCTACTGGCCTGGTCCATATACCTTTTTGCTGCCGGCGTCGCGGCGGGTGCCGCCGGCCCTGCGCGGCCGGCACAGCAAGATCGCGGTGCGGGTGACGGCGCACGGCGAGGCGGCGGCCCTGTGCCGGGCGCTCGGCACCGCGCTGGTGTCCACCTCGGCCAACCGCGCCGGGCAGAAGTCGCTGAAGACCGCGCGGGCCTGTCATCAGGCTTTCGACAACAAGGTGTTGACCTTGCCCGGCCGCATCGGCAAACGGCGCAAGCCGTCGACCATCATCGATCTGGAAAGCGGCCGCGTTTTGCGCTAG
- a CDS encoding lytic polysaccharide monooxygenase: MKRHWHLPLTMTLSCLSAPLWAHGTMEVPVNRVYNCYLEGPEAPKTAACQEARRIGGAQAMYDWNAINQTPYGDKHQAAVPDGTLCGGGKAEYKGFNLTRSDWRSTPIVPDAAGEYEFVYKATAPHATKYFRFYVTRNGWNPTMPLKWSDLQLFGTYNGNPPLDAYRRYHMMMKLPTDKTGQHIIFVVWKRSDSEEAFYSCSDVRFSNDAGLPLSNPWREIGDIIAHENLPAGSRVTLRVFDSRGHDAERHHVDLNAAAGLEANWPYRLAQKVNAASKAIRIGVISQRQRIVHITPVRSATANRVYLNDGYKGYGYAIDVNRDGAPASPAGAK; this comes from the coding sequence ATGAAACGGCATTGGCATCTTCCCCTCACCATGACCTTGAGCTGCCTGAGCGCGCCGCTGTGGGCCCACGGCACGATGGAGGTCCCGGTCAACCGCGTCTACAACTGCTACCTGGAGGGTCCGGAAGCGCCGAAGACGGCCGCCTGCCAGGAAGCCAGGCGCATCGGCGGCGCCCAGGCCATGTACGACTGGAACGCCATCAACCAGACCCCTTACGGCGACAAGCACCAGGCGGCGGTGCCGGACGGCACGCTGTGCGGCGGCGGCAAGGCCGAGTACAAGGGCTTCAACCTGACGCGCAGCGACTGGCGCAGCACGCCCATCGTGCCGGACGCCGCCGGCGAATACGAGTTCGTCTACAAGGCCACCGCCCCGCACGCCACCAAGTACTTCAGGTTCTACGTCACCCGCAACGGCTGGAATCCGACGATGCCGCTGAAGTGGTCGGACCTGCAGCTGTTCGGCACGTATAACGGCAACCCGCCGCTGGACGCCTACAGGCGTTACCACATGATGATGAAACTGCCGACCGACAAGACCGGCCAGCACATCATCTTCGTCGTCTGGAAGCGGTCCGATAGCGAAGAGGCGTTCTATTCCTGCTCCGATGTCCGCTTCAGCAACGATGCCGGACTGCCGCTGAGCAATCCCTGGCGGGAAATCGGCGACATCATCGCGCACGAGAACCTGCCGGCCGGCAGCCGCGTCACGCTGCGCGTGTTCGACAGCCGGGGCCACGACGCCGAGCGGCACCACGTCGACCTGAACGCCGCCGCCGGCCTGGAGGCCAACTGGCCGTACCGGCTGGCGCAAAAGGTCAACGCCGCCTCCAAGGCCATCCGCATCGGCGTGATCAGCCAGCGGCAACGCATCGTGCACATCACGCCGGTGCGCAGCGCCACCGCCAACCGCGTCTACCTGAACGACGGCTACAAGGGCTACGGCTATGCCATCGACGTGAATCGGGACGGCGCCCCCGCCTCCCCTGCCGGCGCGAAGTAG
- a CDS encoding GntR family transcriptional regulator, producing the protein MENRWQALKPDENLSTPLYLQLSRKLADAINAGWWQADEALPSERTFSEELGISRVTARKAMDVLLEQGMIRRRQGSGTFITPRLEQPLSRLTGFTEQLRLRGFVPSSVWLERGVFPPSNEEVIKLGLSPTSMVARLKRQRLADGVVMAIEMSTLPVAYLPDPQTVGTSLYAHLDAAGHSVVRALQHIRAVNASGDVATLAGIRPGEAMLLITRIGFNADNAAIELTDTYCRNDYYDFVAELKR; encoded by the coding sequence ATGGAAAACCGCTGGCAAGCATTGAAACCCGATGAAAACCTGAGCACGCCGCTCTATCTGCAGCTGTCCCGCAAGCTGGCCGACGCGATCAACGCCGGCTGGTGGCAGGCGGACGAGGCGCTGCCGTCGGAGCGCACGTTTTCGGAGGAACTGGGCATTTCGCGGGTGACCGCGCGCAAGGCGATGGATGTGCTGCTGGAGCAGGGCATGATCCGCCGGCGCCAGGGTTCAGGCACCTTCATCACGCCCAGGCTGGAGCAGCCGCTGTCGCGACTGACCGGCTTCACCGAGCAGCTGAGGCTGCGCGGCTTCGTGCCGTCGTCGGTGTGGCTGGAGCGCGGCGTTTTTCCGCCGAGCAACGAGGAAGTGATCAAGCTGGGGCTGTCGCCGACCTCGATGGTGGCGCGGCTGAAGCGCCAGCGCCTCGCCGACGGCGTGGTGATGGCGATAGAGATGAGCACGCTGCCGGTCGCCTACCTGCCCGACCCGCAGACGGTGGGCACGTCGCTGTACGCCCATCTGGACGCGGCGGGGCATTCGGTGGTGCGGGCCTTGCAGCATATCCGGGCGGTGAACGCCTCGGGCGACGTCGCCACGCTTGCCGGCATCCGGCCGGGCGAGGCGATGCTGCTGATCACCCGCATCGGCTTCAACGCCGACAACGCGGCGATCGAGCTGACCGATACGTATTGCCGCAACGACTATTACGATTTTGTAGCCGAACTGAAACGATGA
- the tolQ gene encoding protein TolQ yields the protein MSFISLILNASLMVQLVMAGLALTSLLSWALIFNKVAVLRSAKRHSEEFERNFWGGADLNRLYEDVCRRSDTAGMERIFQSGFAEFLKLRGRNGAELSDIMDGSRRAMRAAAQRELDALDSHTSFLATVGSVSPYIGLFGTVWGIMHAFIGLGNAGQATLSTVAPGIAEALVATAIGLFAAIPAVVAYNRFATDVDRLATRFDTYMEEFSNILQRLVTR from the coding sequence ATTTCTTTCATCAGCCTGATCCTGAACGCCAGCCTGATGGTGCAGCTGGTGATGGCCGGACTGGCGCTGACCTCCCTGCTGTCGTGGGCGCTGATCTTCAACAAGGTGGCGGTGCTGCGTTCGGCCAAGCGCCACAGCGAGGAGTTCGAGCGCAACTTCTGGGGCGGCGCCGATCTGAACCGGCTGTACGAGGACGTCTGCCGCCGCAGCGACACCGCCGGCATGGAGCGCATCTTCCAGTCCGGCTTCGCCGAATTCTTGAAGCTGCGCGGCCGCAACGGCGCCGAACTGTCCGACATCATGGACGGCTCGCGCCGCGCGATGCGGGCGGCGGCGCAGCGCGAGCTGGACGCGCTGGACAGCCACACCTCCTTCCTGGCCACGGTCGGCTCGGTCAGCCCCTATATCGGCCTGTTCGGCACGGTATGGGGCATCATGCACGCCTTCATCGGTCTCGGAAACGCCGGCCAGGCGACGCTGAGCACGGTGGCGCCCGGCATCGCCGAGGCGCTGGTGGCCACCGCCATCGGCCTGTTCGCGGCGATTCCGGCGGTCGTCGCCTACAACCGCTTCGCGACCGACGTCGACCGTCTGGCCACGCGCTTCGACACCTATATGGAAGAGTTCTCCAACATCCTGCAGCGGCTGGTGACGCGTTAA
- the nagA gene encoding N-acetylglucosamine-6-phosphate deacetylase — protein sequence MTQTQTLQGRILTASGWMDGAVRLAADGRIAAIDARLASGRQPERYIVPGFIDLHVHGGGGVDIMEGGDAVSHVARLHARFGTTSLLATTMTAPLEEISRVLADIGRCGKERAPAGARVLGVHLEGPYINPGKLGAQPDDACRAAMAQIDGYRALAPISLITLAPEIPGHLDIIRELSGQGVRMQMGHTLGSYEEAVAALEQGASGFTHLFNAMTGLHHRQPGVVGAALAHAEYAELIPDLLHVHPGAIRTALRAIPRLYCVTDSTAAAGMPDGEYKLGSHSVTKCMGGVRLADGTLAGSTLTMDQALRNLVKIGLPLADASHRVSLYPADYLGLADRGRLAEGAWADIVVLDAELNLQQVYVEGEEIGLVDA from the coding sequence ATGACCCAGACCCAGACCTTGCAGGGCCGCATCCTGACCGCCTCCGGCTGGATGGATGGCGCCGTGCGCCTGGCGGCCGACGGCCGCATCGCAGCGATAGACGCCCGGCTGGCGTCGGGCCGACAGCCCGAACGCTATATCGTGCCCGGCTTCATCGATCTGCACGTGCACGGCGGCGGCGGCGTGGACATCATGGAAGGCGGCGATGCCGTTTCCCATGTCGCCCGCCTGCACGCGCGCTTCGGCACCACGTCCTTGCTCGCCACCACGATGACCGCGCCGCTGGAGGAAATCTCCCGCGTGCTGGCGGACATCGGCCGTTGCGGCAAGGAGCGCGCGCCGGCCGGCGCCCGCGTGCTCGGCGTGCACCTGGAAGGTCCGTACATCAACCCCGGCAAGCTCGGCGCCCAGCCGGACGACGCCTGTCGGGCGGCGATGGCGCAGATAGACGGCTACCGCGCGCTGGCGCCGATCTCGCTGATCACCTTGGCGCCGGAAATTCCGGGCCACCTCGACATCATCCGCGAACTCAGCGGACAGGGCGTCCGGATGCAGATGGGCCATACCCTCGGCAGCTATGAGGAGGCGGTGGCCGCGCTGGAGCAGGGCGCGTCCGGCTTCACCCACCTGTTCAACGCGATGACCGGCCTGCACCACCGCCAGCCGGGCGTCGTCGGCGCGGCGCTGGCGCATGCCGAATATGCCGAGCTGATCCCCGATCTGCTCCATGTCCATCCCGGCGCCATCCGCACCGCGCTGCGCGCGATTCCGCGCCTCTATTGCGTCACCGACTCCACCGCCGCCGCCGGCATGCCGGACGGCGAGTACAAGCTGGGCTCGCACTCGGTGACCAAGTGCATGGGCGGCGTCAGGCTGGCCGACGGCACGCTGGCCGGCAGCACGCTGACGATGGATCAGGCGCTGCGCAATCTGGTGAAGATAGGCCTGCCGCTGGCCGACGCCTCGCACCGCGTGTCGCTGTATCCGGCCGATTATCTGGGCCTCGCGGACCGCGGCCGGCTGGCCGAGGGCGCCTGGGCCGACATCGTGGTGCTGGATGCCGAACTGAATCTGCAGCAAGTCTACGTTGAGGGAGAAGAGATTGGCCTCGTTGATGCTTGA
- the yedA gene encoding drug/metabolite exporter YedA, which translates to MPFSRLAPLTLAAFLALYFVWGSTYLVIRIGVESWPPLLMAGIRFLLAGSLMLAYLAWRRTPWPNARQLGGAALLGVLMPAIGNGLVTMAEREVSSGVAALVIATVPLFTLLFARLFGHKSRPLEWAGMALGVVGIVLLNLGSSLRASPTGALLLLLASAGWALGSAWSKRLPQPSGAMGSAWTMIFGGLALVASSWVVGERLAAWPGAEGWAALLYLTVFGSMIAYSAYLYLLKTVSAAAATSYAYVNPVIAVLLGAVFLGEQVGVHEMLAMVIIVTAVVLISWRR; encoded by the coding sequence ATGCCTTTTTCACGTCTCGCGCCGCTGACGCTGGCCGCCTTTCTCGCCCTTTATTTCGTCTGGGGCTCCACCTATCTGGTCATCCGCATCGGCGTCGAGTCCTGGCCGCCGCTGTTGATGGCGGGCATCCGTTTCCTGCTGGCCGGCAGCCTGATGCTGGCCTACCTCGCGTGGCGGCGCACGCCGTGGCCGAACGCGCGTCAGCTGGGCGGCGCGGCGTTGCTGGGCGTGCTGATGCCGGCGATAGGCAATGGTCTGGTGACGATGGCCGAGCGCGAAGTGTCGTCCGGCGTGGCGGCGCTGGTGATCGCAACGGTGCCGCTGTTCACGCTGTTGTTCGCCCGCTTGTTCGGCCACAAGTCGCGGCCGCTGGAATGGGCCGGCATGGCGCTGGGGGTGGTCGGCATCGTGTTGCTGAACCTGGGTTCCAGTCTGCGCGCCAGCCCGACGGGCGCGTTGCTGTTGCTGCTGGCCTCGGCCGGCTGGGCGCTGGGCTCGGCCTGGAGCAAGAGGCTGCCCCAGCCGTCCGGCGCGATGGGCAGCGCCTGGACCATGATCTTCGGCGGTCTGGCGCTGGTCGCATCAAGCTGGGTGGTGGGGGAGCGGCTGGCGGCATGGCCAGGCGCCGAGGGCTGGGCCGCGCTGCTGTATCTGACGGTGTTCGGCTCGATGATAGCTTACAGCGCCTATCTCTATCTGCTGAAAACGGTGTCGGCGGCGGCGGCGACCAGTTACGCCTACGTCAATCCGGTAATCGCGGTGCTGCTGGGCGCGGTGTTTCTGGGCGAGCAGGTCGGCGTGCACGAAATGCTGGCCATGGTGATCATCGTCACGGCGGTGGTGCTGATCAGCTGGCGGCGCTGA